Proteins found in one Helicobacter sp. NHP19-003 genomic segment:
- a CDS encoding ATP-binding protein, whose product MNTSYFTDFIQAKDICQARIFYALKCSPKEGRILQHLATQYLKGQCDIEVADLLETLFKAKEDKALPYLYHIKNLLDLEWVVQEKRARRQEILLLELFDSSIALSPNFFKLAENGHNKHPFLEITPYSDHLDYFNDWFLKIEILQKIQKVGLRGRSKLQEDLRLLEHKIHARTKATQNPLAVQKFLNKHHLSPKATLLFFALLKDAYNSRDFIKEDDSLSQHQNLLQLLSAHGGDLEESSFLLSPASPLIKKKIMDYEELLDPFENGLVRQFFLHDMVLEAITTPTPPRTNATLKHILKDSDIFEALEPKEGLEAVVLSQKTKETLEILLKQMDPKMQQRLRDWGLEKKNHKDIDAKIIFYGPPGTGKTMSALALAKSLKKEVLGFDCSKILSMYVGESEKNVRKIFDDYQKIAKQCKNPPILFLDEADQFLSTRTTASSGADKMHNQMQNIFLHQIEKFEGVLIATTNLLETLDAAFSRRFNHKIEFRLPTFEQRVQLWEKYLPKNAPYAPPEDAKSLAKQLAKHALSGGQIALVVKNTAYKVATYKDPLFRLEDFASEIAKEKQGSFGTAKNIGFGVGL is encoded by the coding sequence CGACTTGCTCGAGACTTTATTTAAGGCAAAAGAAGACAAAGCCCTGCCCTATTTGTACCACATTAAAAATCTCTTAGATTTGGAGTGGGTGGTGCAAGAAAAGCGCGCCAGACGGCAAGAGATTTTGCTTTTAGAGTTGTTTGACAGCTCCATTGCCCTAAGCCCTAACTTCTTTAAGCTTGCCGAAAACGGGCACAACAAGCACCCCTTTTTAGAGATCACGCCCTACAGCGACCATTTAGACTACTTCAACGATTGGTTTTTAAAAATTGAGATTTTGCAAAAAATCCAAAAAGTGGGCTTAAGGGGGCGCTCCAAACTCCAAGAGGATTTGCGCCTTTTGGAGCATAAAATCCACGCCCGCACCAAAGCCACGCAAAACCCCCTAGCCGTGCAAAAATTCTTAAACAAGCACCATTTAAGCCCCAAAGCGACCTTGCTTTTCTTTGCTTTGCTGAAAGACGCGTACAACAGCCGAGACTTTATCAAAGAGGACGACTCGCTAAGCCAGCACCAAAATTTATTGCAACTTCTAAGCGCCCATGGGGGCGACCTTGAAGAGAGTTCTTTTTTATTAAGCCCCGCAAGCCCCCTGATTAAAAAAAAGATTATGGACTATGAAGAGCTTTTAGACCCCTTTGAAAACGGGCTAGTGCGGCAATTCTTTTTACACGACATGGTGCTCGAGGCGATCACCACGCCCACGCCCCCACGCACGAACGCCACTTTAAAGCATATCCTTAAAGACAGCGACATTTTTGAAGCTCTTGAGCCTAAAGAGGGCTTAGAGGCGGTGGTTTTAAGCCAAAAGACCAAAGAAACCCTAGAGATTTTGCTCAAACAAATGGACCCTAAAATGCAACAACGGCTAAGAGATTGGGGGCTTGAGAAAAAGAACCACAAGGACATTGATGCCAAGATCATCTTTTATGGACCACCGGGCACGGGCAAGACCATGAGCGCGCTAGCCCTTGCCAAGAGCCTGAAAAAGGAAGTCTTGGGCTTTGATTGCTCCAAGATTTTATCCATGTATGTGGGCGAGTCGGAGAAAAATGTGCGTAAAATCTTTGACGATTACCAAAAAATCGCCAAACAATGCAAGAACCCCCCCATTTTATTTTTAGACGAAGCCGACCAATTCTTAAGCACCCGCACGACCGCCAGCAGTGGGGCGGACAAAATGCACAACCAAATGCAAAATATCTTTTTGCACCAAATTGAAAAGTTTGAAGGCGTGTTGATTGCGACCACGAATTTATTAGAAACCCTAGATGCCGCCTTCTCCCGCCGTTTCAATCATAAGATAGAGTTTAGACTCCCCACTTTCGAGCAAAGGGTGCAATTATGGGAGAAGTATTTACCCAAAAACGCCCCCTACGCCCCCCCAGAGGACGCTAAGAGTCTTGCCAAACAACTTGCCAAGCACGCCCTAAGTGGGGGGCAAATCGCTTTGGTGGTGAAAAACACCGCCTATAAAGTCGCCACCTACAAAGACCCCCTTTTTAGGCTAGAGGACTTTGCCAGCGAAATCGCTAAAGAGAAACAAGGGAGCTTTGGCACGGCCAAAAATATCGGCTTTGGAGTGGGGCTGTGA
- a CDS encoding DNA repair protein, with amino-acid sequence MIESLEILGGLVFAKAKLDFSPRLNVISGASGSGKSVLVGTILASVGLRPLQAKSVKAKWQLGKIHATKDKKSLYTLNGKPMTKKSLQESFAPLILHISSYKQAQELQPHFLLSLLDSYAPLELLESFKTAFARFQQAKAKLETLQAQSTQLDLQAEMARFELSKLQALDLSEGAYERLLERKKAHQMQEKQGVEVKAALEALEHAAKITKALPEQKALALKQALDEAQDFLLDQERALEELEALDIEALLDEISRLGGVVKKYGSLTQARERLEQLQASCKDYSQQAELLQASQQNCTKLEQESLRLALQIKEQRQAHLAQMQADLQSYTQRLLLKPPVLKLQATPLSASGLEILELQLGSAKSANISAGEYNRLRLSLLALKASKRAQGGQTIFVDELDTNLSGQESACVAQILKELSWHYQIIAISHAPHLPALADKHFLVYPHHKETCVKPLSKEEQTLEIARMVDANLGKEAIAYAKMKLKPRP; translated from the coding sequence GTGATTGAGAGTTTAGAGATATTAGGCGGGCTTGTCTTTGCGAAGGCCAAGCTAGACTTTAGCCCCCGTTTGAATGTGATCAGTGGGGCGAGTGGGAGCGGTAAAAGCGTGCTCGTGGGGACGATTTTAGCCAGCGTGGGGCTTAGACCCCTACAAGCCAAAAGCGTAAAAGCTAAGTGGCAATTAGGCAAAATCCACGCCACAAAGGACAAAAAGAGCCTTTACACTTTAAACGGCAAGCCCATGACAAAAAAGAGCTTGCAAGAGAGTTTTGCCCCCCTCATCTTGCACATCTCCAGCTATAAACAAGCCCAAGAATTGCAACCGCATTTTCTTTTAAGCCTGCTTGATAGCTATGCCCCCCTAGAGTTGCTCGAGAGTTTTAAAACCGCCTTTGCACGCTTCCAGCAAGCCAAAGCCAAATTAGAAACCTTGCAAGCCCAGAGCACGCAATTAGACTTGCAAGCCGAAATGGCGCGTTTTGAGCTGTCTAAATTACAGGCTTTGGATTTGAGCGAGGGGGCGTATGAAAGGCTGTTAGAGCGTAAAAAAGCGCACCAAATGCAAGAAAAACAAGGCGTTGAAGTGAAAGCCGCCCTAGAGGCTCTAGAGCATGCCGCTAAAATCACCAAAGCCCTGCCCGAGCAAAAAGCCCTAGCCTTAAAGCAAGCCCTAGACGAAGCACAAGATTTTTTACTAGACCAAGAGCGTGCCCTAGAAGAGTTAGAAGCTCTAGACATTGAAGCCTTGCTCGATGAAATCAGCCGTCTAGGGGGTGTGGTGAAAAAATACGGGAGTTTAACGCAAGCCAGAGAAAGATTAGAGCAACTACAGGCAAGTTGCAAGGATTACAGCCAGCAAGCGGAGTTGTTGCAAGCAAGCCAACAAAATTGCACCAAATTAGAGCAAGAGAGTCTGCGTTTAGCCCTGCAAATTAAAGAGCAAAGGCAGGCGCATTTAGCGCAAATGCAAGCGGATTTACAAAGCTACACCCAAAGATTGCTTTTAAAGCCCCCCGTGTTAAAGTTGCAAGCCACGCCCTTAAGTGCCAGTGGCTTAGAGATCTTAGAGTTACAATTAGGCAGTGCCAAGAGTGCAAATATCAGTGCGGGTGAGTACAACCGCTTGCGTTTAAGCCTGCTGGCTCTAAAGGCAAGCAAAAGGGCACAAGGGGGGCAAACCATCTTTGTTGATGAGCTAGACACGAATTTAAGCGGACAAGAGAGCGCGTGCGTCGCCCAGATTTTAAAAGAGCTAAGTTGGCATTACCAAATCATCGCCATCTCGCACGCCCCCCACTTGCCCGCCCTAGCCGACAAACATTTTTTGGTCTATCCCCACCACAAAGAAACTTGCGTCAAACCCCTAAGCAAAGAAGAACAGACCTTAGAAATCGCCCGTATGGTGGATGCCAACTTAGGCAAGGAAGCCATCGCTTATGCCAAAATGAAGTTAAAGCCAAGGCCTTGA
- a CDS encoding NFACT family protein, which produces MISYALLNAFVKLLKEQSKITIRHAKQTLSLDTPNYPFKACMQKGTSHIYLDPTPLELSKTPFNLALERYASNAKILDCFLENEDRILKIVLECATSYKKVQSVLHLEFTGKHSNAILLDGQGLVLEALRFVSLEQSVRPAQKRPASPLEKPPLNAPHKRA; this is translated from the coding sequence TTGATCTCTTACGCCCTTTTAAACGCCTTTGTTAAACTTCTAAAAGAGCAATCTAAAATCACCATCCGCCACGCCAAACAAACCCTAAGCCTAGACACCCCCAACTACCCCTTTAAAGCGTGCATGCAAAAGGGCACCAGCCACATTTACCTAGACCCCACGCCCTTAGAGCTGTCTAAAACCCCCTTTAACCTTGCCTTAGAACGCTATGCCAGCAATGCCAAAATCCTAGATTGCTTTTTGGAAAACGAAGACCGCATTTTAAAGATTGTCCTCGAGTGCGCCACCAGCTATAAAAAAGTCCAAAGTGTGTTGCATTTAGAATTTACGGGCAAGCACAGCAACGCCATTTTGCTAGATGGCCAAGGCTTAGTGCTCGAAGCCTTGCGTTTTGTGTCTTTAGAGCAAAGTGTCCGCCCCGCTCAAAAACGCCCCGCTAGCCCCCTAGAAAAGCCCCCTTTAAACGCTCCCCACAAGAGAGCCTAG
- the dnaN gene encoding DNA polymerase III subunit beta, with product MQLTIDKTRLERALQHLVAFTDRKDLANIASHVCLEAKNGGLRLEANDLEMGLCLHLEADIVQEGSATFNAKHFLDIASKLENGDLSLEADADFVHVRFKRSKFKLPLFDRNDFPAFPSHDNLPFLHFSDTTLGEHFKKLVHVIKTNASKYEFGGVLMVLKDRLELAATDTRRLSLVQMDADNIPEQALMTEYILPKRAMLEISKLFENDFDMFYEPKDPSMLFFKNEEMLLYSKLIGGKYPNYEAIFPKQFAHTFDLEAQNFKEAIQITSALSPTTKIIFYPERIEFESLENESPSFASTSIEAKTPLEGFELQVHARHLLDAINALNTPTFELSLNQSTDPFLVEKDGFKTLIMPFVS from the coding sequence ATGCAACTCACCATTGACAAGACCCGTTTAGAAAGGGCATTGCAACATTTAGTGGCGTTTACCGACCGCAAAGACCTCGCCAACATTGCCTCCCATGTCTGCCTAGAAGCCAAAAATGGGGGATTGCGTTTAGAAGCCAATGATTTAGAAATGGGACTTTGCTTACATCTAGAGGCAGACATTGTTCAAGAAGGGAGCGCGACTTTCAACGCCAAACACTTTTTAGACATCGCCTCAAAGCTAGAAAATGGGGATTTGTCTTTAGAAGCCGATGCCGACTTTGTGCATGTGCGCTTTAAACGCTCTAAATTCAAGCTCCCCTTGTTTGACCGCAACGACTTCCCGGCGTTTCCTAGCCACGACAACTTGCCCTTTTTGCACTTTAGCGACACCACTTTGGGCGAGCATTTTAAAAAATTAGTGCATGTGATCAAAACAAACGCCTCTAAATACGAATTTGGGGGGGTGTTGATGGTGCTCAAAGATCGCCTAGAGCTAGCCGCCACAGACACAAGGCGTTTGTCTTTGGTGCAAATGGATGCCGACAATATCCCCGAGCAAGCCCTGATGACTGAGTATATTTTGCCAAAGCGCGCGATGCTTGAAATCAGCAAACTTTTTGAAAACGACTTTGACATGTTTTATGAGCCCAAAGACCCGAGCATGCTTTTCTTTAAAAACGAGGAAATGTTGCTTTACTCTAAGCTCATTGGGGGTAAATACCCAAACTATGAGGCGATTTTCCCCAAACAATTCGCCCACACCTTTGATTTAGAAGCCCAAAACTTCAAAGAGGCGATCCAAATCACAAGCGCGCTCAGCCCTACGACCAAGATCATTTTCTACCCTGAGCGCATAGAGTTTGAATCCTTAGAAAACGAAAGTCCGAGTTTTGCCAGCACTTCCATAGAAGCCAAAACCCCCTTAGAAGGTTTTGAATTGCAAGTGCATGCCCGCCATTTGCTCGATGCGATCAACGCCCTCAACACCCCCACTTTTGAGCTGTCTTTAAACCAAAGCACCGACCCCTTTTTGGTTGAAAAGGACGGGTTTAAAACTCTGATCATGCCCTTTGTGTCCTAA
- a CDS encoding ABC transporter ATP-binding protein, with amino-acid sequence MLVVENLSKHYGSKVVLHGINFSLESGQIVGLLGANGAGKSSLLKILAGLLREHGGEVRLHGLPIGLESKKITAYCPDHPIYPPSHTANNLLHLCADFFSDFDKDKALKLIESFKLPQDLPLKSLSKGQKERLQLILTLSRRAQLFLFDEPFGGIDPLGRQEILDLIMHEREQESAILIATHLVHDIQECLDKALFLQNGGLVAFEDTATLKNRHGSVEQAYKDLMHV; translated from the coding sequence ATGCTAGTCGTTGAGAACTTGAGTAAACACTATGGCTCTAAGGTTGTGCTGCATGGCATAAATTTCAGCCTTGAAAGCGGGCAGATTGTAGGGCTTTTGGGGGCTAATGGGGCGGGCAAAAGCTCGTTGTTGAAGATTTTAGCTGGGCTTTTAAGAGAGCATGGGGGAGAGGTGCGCTTACACGGGCTGCCCATCGGACTAGAGAGCAAGAAAATCACCGCCTACTGCCCAGACCACCCCATTTATCCGCCTAGCCACACCGCCAACAATCTCTTGCATTTATGCGCCGACTTCTTCAGCGACTTTGACAAGGATAAGGCGCTCAAGCTGATAGAGAGTTTTAAACTCCCCCAAGACCTACCCCTTAAATCCCTCTCAAAGGGGCAAAAAGAACGCTTGCAACTCATTTTAACCTTGAGTCGCAGGGCGCAACTTTTTTTGTTCGATGAACCTTTTGGGGGGATCGACCCACTCGGGCGGCAAGAGATTTTAGACCTCATCATGCACGAAAGGGAGCAAGAGAGCGCAATTTTAATCGCCACACATTTGGTACACGACATACAGGAGTGCCTAGACAAGGCGTTGTTTTTGCAAAATGGGGGGTTAGTTGCCTTTGAAGACACCGCCACGCTTAAAAATAGACATGGCAGCGTGGAGCAGGCGTATAAGGATTTAATGCATGTTTAA
- a CDS encoding outer membrane family protein: MNHFMLGWCMRRYLLGLSFLMSPLLTTEIRLDPFGYLGMIYSQGLEHKGHGYVGFDARVGTNFAFNNGWAFGIGAIGAWNVWSKNKKFEPIVSIGNVLGSVKSNMLPYLSMGDISDAYVKYDTKRLKFALGRFDTNFVDFDWIQGNIQGASLYMHRYDWTYWGIFMDSMLYNGYQGNDLQGPRIATGINALASYDPVSKKKYVGGEVVAFGTGYEHKGFKIEPFFLADSHLPMTHTPLIQVGFKFQYFAQLPKGFKSYTIVHGIYQHGNTDAVRGNDEAGLVMVDQTFMYKILNFGLGAYGVPAPNKKGFFWSFNDKTKFYGRGINAMGVPAIYFANATVTGYIFGGLKTNRVRMDAMVAFGDYQEYSLMTNYKVWQSKQMILDAGLGYVYSYSSKVRNTIGNSSFVLFTKFSY, encoded by the coding sequence ATGAACCATTTTATGCTGGGATGGTGTATGCGGCGTTATCTTTTGGGTTTGTCTTTTTTAATGTCCCCCCTGTTGACGACAGAGATACGGCTCGACCCCTTCGGGTATTTAGGGATGATTTACAGCCAAGGGTTAGAGCACAAGGGGCATGGGTATGTGGGCTTTGATGCCCGTGTGGGGACAAACTTTGCTTTCAACAATGGTTGGGCGTTTGGGATCGGCGCAATAGGGGCATGGAATGTGTGGAGCAAAAACAAGAAGTTCGAACCCATTGTCAGCATAGGCAATGTTTTAGGCAGTGTAAAGAGCAACATGCTCCCGTATTTGAGCATGGGCGACATTTCGGACGCTTATGTCAAATACGACACCAAAAGGTTAAAATTTGCTCTGGGGCGTTTTGACACCAACTTTGTGGACTTTGACTGGATACAGGGCAATATTCAAGGTGCGAGCTTGTATATGCACCGCTACGATTGGACCTATTGGGGCATTTTCATGGACTCCATGCTCTACAATGGCTATCAAGGCAATGACCTACAAGGCCCGCGCATTGCCACCGGGATCAATGCCCTAGCGTCCTACGACCCCGTATCTAAGAAAAAATATGTGGGCGGAGAAGTTGTGGCATTTGGCACGGGCTACGAACATAAGGGCTTTAAAATTGAGCCCTTCTTTCTAGCAGATTCACATTTACCCATGACACACACGCCTTTGATCCAAGTGGGCTTTAAGTTCCAGTACTTTGCGCAACTGCCCAAGGGTTTCAAGTCTTATACCATTGTACACGGCATTTACCAACATGGCAACACGGACGCTGTTAGGGGCAATGATGAGGCGGGTTTGGTGATGGTGGATCAAACTTTCATGTATAAAATCTTAAACTTTGGCCTGGGGGCTTATGGTGTGCCAGCCCCGAATAAAAAGGGTTTCTTTTGGTCATTCAACGACAAGACAAAATTCTATGGACGGGGCATTAACGCGATGGGCGTGCCCGCCATTTACTTTGCCAACGCCACCGTTACGGGCTATATCTTTGGAGGGCTGAAGACGAATCGGGTGCGCATGGACGCGATGGTCGCCTTTGGGGATTATCAAGAGTATTCACTCATGACAAATTACAAGGTGTGGCAGTCCAAGCAAATGATCTTAGATGCGGGGTTGGGCTATGTTTACTCTTACTCGTCCAAAGTGAGAAACACCATAGGCAATTCGTCCTTTGTACTTTTTACAAAGTTTTCTTACTAA
- the cysS gene encoding cysteine--tRNA ligase: protein MYLFDSHRKQKCPFKPLKAPDVLIYVCGPTVYDYSHLGHARSAITFDLLSRMLTLSGYRVHLVKNFTDIDDKIIAKALQKNTDIHTLTEYFIKGYLQDMQALGVQRPKLEPRASVHLGGIVQLVQDLMQKGFAYQTPNGDVYLDTSLDQAYGSLSGHSLELESLSRIEDNPEKKHPQDFALWKAYKGEGDLGYASVLGKGRPGWHIECSAMVRESGAYTDTPYQIDIHGGGTDLFFPHHENEASQTRCAFNQELAQFWVHNGFVNISGEKMSKSLGNSFYIKDALKVYDGEVLRNYLLGVHYSAILNFSSDDLASQKKRLDKLYRLKKRALELAPAPSTANPTFAHAMLESMQDDLNISKALSVLEEHVHLSNEKLDNTTNKVDKKHGAGEILADLLFVESLLGLGGKDPKVYFQLGVDTALKEYINTQIALRQEAKKAKDFARADAIRQALSGHGIALMDTPNGTIWEKII from the coding sequence ATTTATTTATTTGACAGCCACCGCAAACAAAAATGCCCCTTTAAGCCCCTAAAAGCCCCCGATGTGCTGATTTATGTTTGTGGCCCCACGGTCTATGACTACTCGCATTTAGGACATGCTAGAAGTGCGATCACTTTTGATTTACTCAGTAGAATGCTGACTTTGAGCGGGTATCGGGTGCATTTGGTGAAAAACTTCACCGACATTGACGACAAAATCATCGCCAAGGCCTTGCAAAAGAACACGGACATACACACGCTCACGGAGTATTTTATCAAGGGCTATTTGCAAGACATGCAGGCTTTGGGCGTGCAAAGACCTAAGCTAGAGCCAAGGGCTAGCGTGCATTTGGGGGGGATTGTGCAGTTGGTGCAGGATTTAATGCAAAAGGGCTTTGCCTACCAAACCCCTAATGGCGATGTTTATTTAGACACGAGCCTAGATCAGGCCTATGGCTCTTTGAGCGGACATTCTTTAGAGCTAGAGAGCTTGAGTCGCATTGAAGACAACCCTGAGAAAAAGCACCCCCAAGACTTCGCCCTATGGAAGGCGTATAAGGGGGAGGGGGATTTGGGCTATGCGAGTGTTTTAGGCAAGGGACGCCCCGGCTGGCACATTGAATGTTCGGCGATGGTAAGAGAGAGCGGGGCTTACACAGACACCCCCTATCAAATTGACATACACGGGGGGGGGACAGATTTATTTTTCCCACATCATGAAAACGAGGCGAGCCAAACCCGTTGTGCTTTTAACCAAGAGTTGGCGCAATTTTGGGTGCACAACGGCTTTGTCAACATTTCAGGCGAAAAGATGAGCAAGAGTTTAGGCAATAGCTTTTACATCAAGGACGCTTTAAAGGTTTATGACGGCGAAGTTTTGCGCAATTATTTGCTCGGCGTGCATTACAGCGCGATTTTAAACTTTAGCTCCGATGATTTGGCCAGCCAAAAGAAACGCCTAGACAAGCTTTACCGCTTAAAAAAACGGGCGTTGGAGTTAGCCCCCGCTCCCAGCACAGCCAACCCCACCTTCGCCCACGCCATGTTAGAGAGCATGCAAGATGATTTAAATATTTCTAAAGCGTTAAGCGTGCTTGAAGAGCATGTACACTTAAGCAATGAGAAGCTAGACAACACAACTAATAAAGTGGATAAAAAGCACGGGGCTGGCGAGATTTTGGCAGATTTGCTCTTTGTGGAAAGTTTGCTAGGGCTAGGGGGCAAAGACCCAAAGGTGTATTTTCAGCTAGGCGTAGACACCGCGCTCAAAGAATACATCAACACCCAAATCGCCCTGCGTCAAGAAGCCAAAAAGGCAAAGGATTTTGCAAGGGCGGATGCGATCAGGCAAGCTTTAAGCGGGCATGGCATTGCTTTAATGGACACGCCAAATGGCACCATTTGGGAGAAAATCATTTAA
- the murJ gene encoding murein biosynthesis integral membrane protein MurJ, whose protein sequence is MLKKFFLTNSSGILCSRVAGFVRDLLSASVLGSGLYSDIFFVAFKFPNLFRRIFAEGAFSQSFLPAFISSRYKGAFLFGIFGVFSLFLLAFTLVVSHFRLFFTKLLAFGFSPHAIELAKDIVAINFYYLLLVFWATFFSALLQYKNYFWVSAYHTVLLNLAMICALVWHKDSDLLEVVRALSYGVLCGGCAQVCLHFYPLYKLGFFRLFAIGVHSLLHANPTQKATIKQERKQFFRQFLPSVLGNSAAQISAFIDTLIASFLATGSISYLYYANRIFQLPLALFAIATSTALFPTIARAIKNKDHEKATAHLKQAFEFLSTMLLVCTLGGMFLSKEIIALLFERGQFGAQDVAECSKVFCAYLVGLAPFGVAKIFALWLYAHKEQGKAAKIAIVSLIFGVLCSLSLMPYLKASALALSSSLSGFLLCGFYLKAFGFKRFLGMISLSKCAFLGLLLALEAVVLALFVWVLQNLKAWIFLHHLF, encoded by the coding sequence GTGCTTAAAAAGTTCTTTTTAACCAACAGCTCGGGGATTTTATGTTCTAGGGTGGCAGGGTTTGTGCGGGACTTGCTGAGTGCCTCGGTGCTTGGCAGTGGGCTTTACAGCGACATTTTCTTTGTGGCGTTCAAGTTCCCCAATCTCTTTCGGCGCATTTTTGCCGAAGGGGCGTTTAGCCAAAGTTTCTTGCCTGCCTTCATTTCTAGCCGCTACAAGGGGGCATTTTTGTTTGGCATTTTTGGCGTGTTTAGCCTGTTTTTGCTTGCCTTCACGCTGGTGGTGTCGCATTTTCGCTTGTTTTTCACCAAACTCTTAGCCTTTGGCTTTAGCCCGCACGCCATTGAACTAGCTAAAGATATTGTGGCGATCAACTTCTATTACCTGCTCTTGGTCTTTTGGGCAACTTTTTTTAGCGCGCTCTTGCAATATAAAAACTACTTTTGGGTGAGCGCTTACCACACGGTTTTATTGAACCTAGCGATGATTTGCGCCCTTGTGTGGCACAAGGACAGCGATTTATTAGAAGTGGTGCGGGCTTTGAGCTATGGTGTGCTGTGTGGGGGGTGCGCTCAGGTGTGTCTGCATTTTTATCCGCTCTATAAGCTGGGCTTTTTTAGGCTCTTTGCGATCGGGGTGCATAGCCTACTACACGCTAACCCCACCCAAAAAGCCACCATCAAGCAAGAGCGCAAGCAGTTTTTTAGGCAGTTTTTGCCCAGCGTGCTTGGCAACTCCGCCGCCCAAATCTCGGCGTTCATAGACACCTTGATCGCTTCGTTTTTGGCGACGGGAAGCATATCCTATCTTTACTATGCTAATCGCATTTTTCAATTGCCCCTAGCCTTGTTTGCCATCGCCACTTCTACCGCCCTTTTCCCCACAATCGCAAGGGCGATCAAGAATAAAGACCATGAAAAGGCCACAGCCCATTTAAAACAAGCCTTTGAGTTTTTAAGCACCATGCTTTTGGTTTGCACGCTCGGGGGAATGTTCTTGTCTAAAGAGATCATCGCCTTGTTGTTTGAAAGGGGACAATTTGGAGCGCAAGATGTGGCGGAGTGTTCTAAGGTCTTTTGTGCTTATTTAGTGGGGCTTGCCCCCTTTGGGGTGGCTAAGATTTTTGCGCTGTGGTTATACGCCCACAAAGAACAGGGCAAGGCAGCAAAAATCGCCATTGTTTCGCTCATCTTTGGGGTGCTGTGTTCTTTGAGCTTGATGCCCTATTTAAAAGCGAGTGCATTGGCCCTCTCTAGCTCACTCTCGGGGTTCTTACTCTGTGGGTTTTACCTTAAGGCTTTTGGTTTTAAGCGTTTTTTAGGCATGATCTCGCTTTCTAAGTGCGCCTTTTTAGGTTTACTCTTGGCTTTAGAGGCCGTGGTTTTAGCCCTGTTTGTTTGGGTGTTGCAAAACTTAAAGGCGTGGATTTTTTTACACCACTTATTTTAG